A DNA window from Euleptes europaea isolate rEulEur1 chromosome 20, rEulEur1.hap1, whole genome shotgun sequence contains the following coding sequences:
- the LIPC gene encoding hepatic triacylglycerol lipase: MRSPPVLALLLLACAAAQEDPTSRRRKGPLGSQLPHLRRKGDGHGSDTRFLLYSNTAEESCLIEFKQLPTLERCNFNASLPLVMIVHGWSVDGRLEGWIWMLAEALKSQHPQTNVIIADWLTLACQHYPIAVQNTRDVGQEIARFLEWLEDTVQFSRGNAHLIGYSLGAHVSGFAGSFIGGGKKIGRITGLDPAGPLFEGMSPTDRLSPDDADFVDAIHTFTQQHMGLSVGIKQPVAHFDFYPNGGTFQPGCHFMHVYDHIVQYGISGFTQTVKCAHERSAHLFIDSLRHSDKQSMGYWCKDMQTFDKGRCLSCRKTQCNTLGYSIRKERVPGSSRRLFLKTQPHMPFRVYHYQFKIHFISEFQEKQIDPTFTISLTGSQDDVENLSMTLVEGISGNKTYTFLVPLDIDIGELMMIKLKWEGVAIWENIWNTVQTIIPWKKRNHQPGLIVKMLKVKAGETQQKMTFCSQSADNLHLYPGQEKMFVRCEISSRRLRTQA, translated from the exons GGCCTTTGGGGTCGCAGCTGCCACACCTGCGGAGGAAGGGTGACGGCCACGGCTCAGACACCCGGTTCCTGCTCTACTCCAACACCGCAGAGGAGAGTTGCCTGATCGAGTTCAAGCAGCTGCCGACCCTGGAGAGATGCAACTTCAACGCCTCTCTCCCACTGGTCATGATCGTCCACGGCTGGTCG GTGgatggaaggctggaaggctggatTTGGATGCTGGCCGAAGCCCTAAAATCTCAGCACCCGCAAACCAACGTGATCATCGCCGACTGGCTCACCCTTGCCTGTCAGCATTACCCCATCGCGGTGCAGAATACACGGGACGTTGGCCAGGAAATCGCTCGATTCCTAGAATGGCTGGAG GACACTGTCCAGTTCTCCAGAGGCAACGCTCATCTCATTGGCTACAGCCTGGGAGCCCACGTCTCCGGCTTCGCTGGCAGTTTTATTGGGGGTGGAAAGAAGATTGGCAGAATCACAG GCCTTGATCCGGCCGGCCCCCTCTTCGAAGGCATGTCCCCGACAGACCGCTTGTCGCCGGACGACGCAGACTTCGTGGACGCCATCCACACCTTCACCCAACAGCACATGGGCCTCAGTGTGGGGATCAAGCAGCCGGTGGCTCATTTCGACTTCTATCCCAACGGGGGGACGTTTCAGCCTGGCTGCCACTTCATGCACGTCTACGACCACATCGTACAGTATGGAATCAGTG GGTTCACGCAGACGGTGAAGTGTGCCCACGAGAGGTCGGCTCACCTGTTCATTGACTCCCTGCGACACAGTGATAAGCAGAGCATGGGCTATTGGTGCAAAGACATGCAGACCTTCGACAAGGGCCGGTGCCTCAGCTGCCGGAAGACCCAGTGCAACACCCTGGGATACAGCATCCGGAAGGAGAGGGTGCCTGGCAGCAGCAGGCGGCTCTTCCTCAAGACACAGCCTCACATGCCCTTCAGAG TTTACCACTACCAGTTCAAGATCCATTTCATCAGCGAATTCCAGGAGAAGCAAATCGATCCGACGTTCACCATCTCTTTGACCGGCAGCCAAGATGACGTTGAAAACCTCTCTATGACCCT AGTTGAAGGCATTAGTGGAAATAAAACCTACACCTTCCTTGTCCCCCTGGATATCGATATTGGCGAGctgatgatgataaaattgaaatgggaaggAGTTGCAATTTGGGAAAACATCTGGAACACCGTGCAAACCATCATCCCGTGGAAAAAGAGGAACCACCAACCGGGGCTGATCGTGAAGATGCTGAAAGTCAAGGCGGGAGAAACTCAGCAGAA GATGACATTCTGTTCTCAAAGTGCCGATAATTTGCACCTCTATCCCGGGCAAGAGAAAATGTTTGTGAGATGCGAAATCAGTTCCCGAAGGCTGAGGACTCAGGCATGA